The sequence ATCCATTGTTTTGAGACCTTCAAACATAGTATTACAGTAAAATACACCAGGTTCGTAAATCCCATCTTCTTTTGCAATTCGATTTATGTAATTACTGTTAATTGCAGCACCACCACAAAGGATTGGAACAGTCATATTGTTTTTTCTTGCATGTTCTACAAAGAACTTCATCTGTTTTGAAGTAGATACCAACAATGCAGATAATCCAATTGCGTCAGGTTTTGTTTCATCGATTTTTTCAATGAATTTTTGTAATGGAACTTGTTTTCCCAAATCATGTACTGTATATCCATTATTTTGAAAAATTGTCTTTACAAGATTTTTACCAATATCATGAACATCTCCATAAACAGTACCCAAAACAAGTACTCCCTTGCTTGTTCCCTCCTCTTTTACTAGATATTTTTCCAGTTCGCCAACTGAGGCTTTCATACATTCCGCAGACTTGAGAACAAAAGGTAAGATTAATTCTCCTGAACCAAATTTATCGCCAACCTCTTTCATTGCAGGAAGTAAATCTTCGTTGAGAGTTCTAATGGCACCTTCATGTGTAACTTCTTTTGGAGCATCAAGGGAGAGAACCCCATCAATATCTTTGATAATATCATCTTTCCCAAGTTTCTCTGCAATTGCAGATACAACATCATTTTGAATTCCATCTTTGAGTCTATTTACAATTCTAAAATTCGCACGTTTTCCTGCAGGCCAGGATGGATCAACATCAACTTTCTTTGAAGCAGTACCAACTTGAGATCCTAGATTTTCAAAATATGTAATCAAATCAGATAATGCATCAGGATGCGTGTTAAAGATAAGATCATCTACAAGTTTTCTCTCCTTTTCATCAATTTCACCATAAGGAATAATCTCTTTTGCATTAACTATTGCAGAATCAAGACCAGCTTTAACTGCATGATACAAGAATGCCGAATTGAGAATTTTTCTAGCATAGGGTGCAAGACCAAAGCTGATGTTACTAAGACCCAAAGTTGTGAAACAATTTGGAAATTTTTCTTTAACTAGCCTAATTCCTTCTAGAGTATTTTTTCCTGCATCAAGGAATTCATCTTCCCCTGTGGCCAAAGTAAATGTAAGAACATCAAAAATAAATTGTTCAATTTTTAATCCATATTTTTTTCCTGTTTCATAAAGTAATTCTGCAGTATCAACTTTTTGTTGAGAAGTTTTAGCCATTCCTTCAGGGCCAATACACAATGCAATTGCAGGTAAACCATACTTTGCCATGATAGGAGCTAGTTTTTCAAATCTACTTCCATCGCCTTCAAGATTTATTGAATTAATTATAGGTCTTCCAGGTATCTGTATTACAGACGCTTCAATGACTTCAGGATCTGTAGAGTCAATTACTAGTGGTGCATCAATTTCTAAGCTTAATCGTTTTACTAAATTTAACATAAACTCTTTTTCATCTGCACGTTCCGTAGTTGCAACACAAACATCAAGACAATGTGCACCGTCCTCAACTTGTATTCTCCCCAAATCAACCAAGCCCTCATAATCATCTTCAAGAACCATTTTCTTTGCTTTACGAGAACCTTGAGTATTGATTCTCTCACCAATAATCAAAGGAGCAGGAACTTGTTTTAGATCAACTGCTTTCAATGCCGAACTAACTCTTGGAACTGTCAATATTGTAAAATCACACCTATTTTCGTAAATACTTAACCCTCAATAGAACTGGTTTTTTCGTCAATTACTTTCCTCAAGGCCCTGATGTGTTCAGGATTTGTTCCACAACAACCACCAATAATTCGAACTTTTTTGTATTGAGTAAGAAA comes from Nitrosopumilus oxyclinae and encodes:
- a CDS encoding dihydropteroate synthase, yielding MTVPRVSSALKAVDLKQVPAPLIIGERINTQGSRKAKKMVLEDDYEGLVDLGRIQVEDGAHCLDVCVATTERADEKEFMLNLVKRLSLEIDAPLVIDSTDPEVIEASVIQIPGRPIINSINLEGDGSRFEKLAPIMAKYGLPAIALCIGPEGMAKTSQQKVDTAELLYETGKKYGLKIEQFIFDVLTFTLATGEDEFLDAGKNTLEGIRLVKEKFPNCFTTLGLSNISFGLAPYARKILNSAFLYHAVKAGLDSAIVNAKEIIPYGEIDEKERKLVDDLIFNTHPDALSDLITYFENLGSQVGTASKKVDVDPSWPAGKRANFRIVNRLKDGIQNDVVSAIAEKLGKDDIIKDIDGVLSLDAPKEVTHEGAIRTLNEDLLPAMKEVGDKFGSGELILPFVLKSAECMKASVGELEKYLVKEEGTSKGVLVLGTVYGDVHDIGKNLVKTIFQNNGYTVHDLGKQVPLQKFIEKIDETKPDAIGLSALLVSTSKQMKFFVEHARKNNMTVPILCGGAAINSNYINRIAKEDGIYEPGVFYCNTMFEGLKTMDTLVSDEKPKLLSDWKEKLENWKDKSTATIDPDTLPKSEIKPVQSPTPKIVGEPIRLKLDQINMAEVWTMIDKKSLFKLSWGLRGKAGSESQDEHEQLLTEWKMRIIRDKLIEPEIVYGYFKCHNKDRKLLVENPNGNDVELEFPRSTKSDHLCLTDYFGDDDIVAFQSVTVGNKVADIIEQWNKEDKYTDAYYLHGLAVEIAEALAEWVNQRIKTELNLEKGGLRYSWGFPSCPDVAQHHLVWKLLQPEKSGMTLTESGQIIPEQSTAAIVIHHPDAKYFVL